One Besnoitia besnoiti strain Bb-Ger1 chromosome VIII, whole genome shotgun sequence DNA segment encodes these proteins:
- a CDS encoding hypothetical protein (encoded by transcript BESB_081850), with product MPHSRRRQGAAGHVDPRPPGSAPGGRCRVTGKEAPENFPHGAYQLGFLHYHGDKRFRLRVRVAGALFAVLLALLGDGGGWRREPQTSCLGGGERRSPGLSPTPPAPAAHCGGVLAADVPPKDEQSSSSRREGERSDRDPDSAGGAADPRPRPPPEDGSPEKEGRSGEGTTGDADHGAAYKLSTDRAEAAKLTSLSTETPRSSPSLPFLPVHSRRWLRETELRRATAPDNKEEERRRGTTASQDLALSLESSTTFGDAKTRSQRYASSPFSLEQGVGALIGRSEDESNFLMSLDAETAGALQTTAQMIEMAQGGRERVARLATTKEVGAGDPRGPQPKAQQKKRKEDPEDPAKDGADAPQKKPSRLAAFLRRHKFTRGKKDVDASVKRAADASGRPEGDPRQAPAQSDAKKQTVDDAAPRTAAEDDEEEARTDKDPQAEAQGEADAENNKRWQLRHAGGKVGAWVRAAAARKGGQAAPRQFAPGYVRALRLKHRPLGADKGTSAELSAEDESLRQAESALTRAAAETDAEVESFLEQVRTIQPPARGLRRGLLLLAAALLVWPATRLGQWRSEELNDLGNHEEAAAGTLFFSLVLLGMKTLHMFFSNFSRQRRFEKTLSRVRVLYYRKRNIALAAAATALAQRRRKLQQRTAALHQAPGGERIPHPGVLRSKGAAQRLRNSRLAESNAEKPSTEEALAAQGGKVPEERQHGGVAERGLKQGAGAHLLEGATNAGVPLQVIVEEEEGDDAGGAAAVVRRGSVGVELSKPDEPKATENVREEAADKDAAGRVKSEEERAEKVHGGRGCRWLSRHFLSKTERGCKESTSREESPEDRKARTHESGKQNSEETSNSRAGTPVAATEEPPKFGVARLEPTILSRDPADTAKGAHAVQPSAPAPGGAESSQLSAASNASRGKSSQRGQSASAAQASSARQPDRRNDRDGEALGVRQRGPDGAPLGDGGGTAGHGRSFAEHSVASELQAAQAELVEHAVDALAVRHLFPLNGSVGIAASLFTFLFILATRMGLEASSGASDVVSDPAVAVLVVATFLASVWRLRRSLERRESQRAILKRRRQEKARRLLRKHAAEHEPLADEEMSLRPSPASPGNPPQRRRPEPTQERVSLWGFF from the coding sequence ATGCCACACTCACGGCGCCgtcagggcgcggcgggtcACGTGGACCCTCGCCCACCGGGCTCCGCTCCCGGCGGGCGCTGTCGGGTGACAGGGAAGGAGGCCCCCGAGAACTTCCCGCACGGAGCATACCAGTTGGGTTTTTTGCATTACCACGGCGACAAAAGATTTCGGTTGCGggtgcgcgtcgccggcgcgttgTTCGCGGTGCTTCTGGCACTcctgggcgacggcggcggctggagaagagagccgcagacgagctgCCTCGGGGGGGGAGAGCGTCGATCGCCAGGGCTCTCCCCgaccccccccgcgccggctgctcACTGCGGGGGagtcctcgccgccgacgtGCCCCCCAAGGACGAGCAGAGCtcgtcgtctcgccgcgagggcgaacgCAGCGACAGAGATCCGGACTCGGCGGGAGGGGCGGCAGACCCCaggccccgccccccgcctgAGGACGGAAGTCCGGAAAAGGAAGGCAGGTCTGGAGAGGGAACGACAGGAGACGCCGACCACGGGGCCGCTTACAAGCTTTCGACAGACCGtgccgaagccgcgaagcTGACTTCGCTCTCGACGGAGACTCCAAggtcctctccgtcgctcccCTTCCTGCCTGTCCACAGTAGGCGGTGGCTGCGGGAAACGGAGCTCCGCAGGGCAACCGCGCCCGACAacaaagaggaggagagacgccgaggcacgACCGCCTCTCAGgacctcgcgctctctctggaATCCAGCACGACCttcggcgacgcgaagactCGCTCGCAGCGCtacgcctcctcgcccttctccctCGAGCAGGGGGTCGGCGCCTTGATCGGGCGGTCGGAAGACGAGAGCAACTTTTTGATGTCgctcgacgcggagacggcaggTGCCTTGCAAACGACGGCGCAGATGATCGAGATGGCGCAGGGCGGACGAGAGAGGGTCGCACGCCTCGCGACTACGAAGGAGGTCGGGGCGGGCGACCCGCGGGGTCCGCAGCCGAAAGCGCAGCAAAAGAAGCGGAAGGAGGATCCCGAGGACCCAGCGAAGGACGGAGCCGACGctccgcagaagaagccttcgcggctcgccgcatTTCTGAGGAGACATAAGTTCACGAGAGGCAAGAAGGACGTGGACGCCTCGGTgaagagagccgcggatGCGAGCGGGCGCCCCGAGGGAGACCCAAGGCAGGCGCcagcgcagagcgacgcgaagaagcagacagtCGACGACGCCGCCCCGCGGACAGCCgctgaggacgacgaagaggaagcacgCACAGACAAAGACCCCCAGGCAGAGGCCCAGggggaagcagacgcggagaacAACAAGCGCTGGCAGCTGCGACACGCAGGGGGAAAGGTTGGAGCGTgggtgcgcgccgcagcagcccgAAAGGGGGGGCAAGCAGCCCCGAGGCAGTTTGCGCCAGGCTACGTCCGGGCCCTGCGGCTGAAGCACCGACCGCTGGGAGCGGACAAGGGCACTTCGGCGGAGCTgtcggcggaggacgaaagTCTGCGGCAGGCCGAGTCCGCGCtcacgcgcgctgcagccgagaCGGATGCGGAGGTCGAGAGCTTCCTGGAGCAGGTGCGCACGATTCAGCCTCCAGCgaggggcctgcggcgcgggctcctgcttctggctgccgcgctgcTCGTTTGGCCGGCGACCCGACTTGGGCAGTGGCGCTCCGAAGAGCTGAACGACCTGGGCAAccacgaggaggcggccgcgggcacgCTCTTTTTCAGTCTCGTCCTTCTGGGCATGAAGACGCTGCACATGTTTTTCTCGAACTTTTCTCGGCAGCGACGCTTCGAGAagactctctcgcgcgtgcggGTCCTCTACTACCGGAAGCGAAACatcgcgctcgctgctgccgcgaccgcgctggcgcagcgcaggcggaaactgcagcagcggactGCTGCGCTGCACCAAGCTCCCGGCGGAGAGCGCATTCCGCACCCCGGCGTGCTGCGGAGCAAAGGCGCGGCTCAGAGGCTCCGCAACTCCAGGCTGGCAGAGAGCAACGCAGAAAAACCCTCCAccgaagaggcgctggcggcgcagggcggcaaGGTCCCAGAAGAGCGTCAGCACGGTGGTGTGGCGGAAAGAGGCCTCAagcaaggcgccggcgcccaccTGCTGGAGGGAGCCACAAACGCGGGCGTCCCGCTCCAAGTCATtgtggaggaagaagaaggcgacgacgccggaggagccgcagccgtGGTTAGGCGAGGATCCGTAGGGGTGGAGCTCAGCAAGCCAGACGAGCCAAAGGCAACCGAAAATGtcagagaggaggcggcagataaagacgccgcgggcagagtgaagagcgaggaggagcgtgCGGAGAAGGTGCATGGCGGCCGGGGCTGCAGGTGGCTCTCGAGACACTTCCTGAGCAAGACCGAGCGGGGTTGCAAAGAGAGCACCTCCCGAGAAGAGTCCCCAGAAGACCGCAAAGCCAGGACGCACGAGAGCGGAAAGCAaaacagcgaggagacgagtaACTCCCGCGCCGGGACCCCGGTCGCGGCAACGGAGGAACCTCCGAAATttggcgtcgcccgcctggAGCCCACCATCCTGTCGCGGGATCCCGCCGACACAGCGAAGGGGGCACATGCAGTGCAGCCCTCCGCTCCGGCGCCTGGTGGTGCAGAGTCATCACAGCTTTCGGCTGCTTCCAACGCCTCCCGGGGCAAATCTTCGCAACGCGGGCAgtctgcgtcggctgcgcaAGCGTCGAGTGCGAGACAGCCCGACAGGCGAAAcgaccgcgacggcgaggcgctcggtGTGCGCCAGCGGGGGCCCGATGGGGCCCCGctcggcgacggaggcggcacCGCTGGGCACGGTCGGAGCTTTGCTGAGCACTCGGTTGCCAGTGAGCTTCAAGCAGCTCAGGCGGAGCTGGTTGAGCACGCGGTTGACGCGTTGGCTGTGAGGCACCTGTTTCCGCTGAACGGCTCTGTAGGGATTGCCGCGTCGCTGTTCACATTCCTGTTCATCCTCGCCACGCGCATGGGTCTCGAGGCAAGCAGTGGAGCCTCCGACGTCGTCTCAGACCCCGCAGTCGCCGTCCTGGTGGTCGCGACGTTTCTTGCCTCCGtgtggcgcctgcggcgaagtTTGGAGAGGCGGGAGAGCCAGAGGGCGATCCTGAAGCGCCGAAGGCAAGAGAAGGcacggcgcctgctgcggaagCACGCCGCTGAACACGAGCCTCTGGCAGATGAGGAAATGAGTCTCCGCCCCAGCCCCGCTTCTCCAGGCAACCCGCCCCAGAGAAGGAGGCCCGAGCCGACCCAAGAACGCGTGTCGTTATGGGGTTTCTTCTAA
- a CDS encoding ion channel protein (encoded by transcript BESB_081860), protein MALQVETSYLLWRQLIRMSLDLAVVAVFTVCMVYIAFFENTWSTVSMRFVPSVLGWVVFFSSLFVFEPIYELYVGITAGQWPSWATRRVIGPGGQGELQLEDTDELRARQDGGAETEDEKLSEKRKSKLLRFNRLATDFKMRRRLKFGQGFVRASLVRLVYWHHLLRHNVHRLCSRPSFALATVVWNFAWSVSWCATLYRWRRETFDEPWNFHLIMTSEYAMQEFFLSAATLEFLMTFLQQTEVLPMLLWPSFWVEMVTLPPLNVLFYICFDPFFHMRRTAAELLLLTGCLRWIKTFFMTRFISTSVVWGNATKGHVVQLVLGIIFLLTSFASAMFTSDGINPDNIGDTERELYTLRELFNFWYFGVVTMSTVGYGDISPRTIWGQCFCIAFIVTSLIWVPSEFGRLIESFTSQRKVWGRLPLRIDHTSFVLLLGDVEPAQLSAFLQEVRLRRAMPPKIVVLSLRQFEDYRNQMEEAQSGQLRLCLVTGEAGIGGDPADLLMVQPHHSEGVFLLSSPSALTAYYDRQTLTRLLSLLRLKVDPQHVSVQLCTDVCANIIGSMGCLNYSILSDLKMGLIAKSICGHSGIIPLICNLSGSAYPDVPIGELTKQFGKETIPYLSEYVRGALHSLYAFRVPACMVGLPFEEVCLGLYYCANIICVGIQRDSSDLAPPIEETPCVCSGPTCFSSLRPLCKKMSPCAARRRRAAGNASPHSSCCRSRSDATVSVRLPPSAIINGSAPETVCGDGRPEEDPAGPNAGRTSLHVGFSPSFTWRAERLSASPVELRRRGSEASGSAPVSSTDAPGDASSSAAAAAEETRHRPPSLWRRVTHRDAPFGSGRWAPTRTIRGSRVGGASAASFGAPSRDELHDKQRSADYGPSYSRIQSPLSSQEIAFWVNPAGKNYRLHSGDKCVIIAPSVGAAEFLASATVVPWSQVLSSPLGRFVDLIATQPARAAVQAAGQAVAFAADAKEVVNVAITATKDVVGTVAKVGSDEKGSSASGFFTGDELAVKHEGTLKTNASGRPAKARKNRRPGNSSAEQQSPVYGLTRPDPKSTRSPGGPLETGGATAVGDKPQRSSSRRLGPRTSGLVQESQPLGGLQRISSIPETDERRRTLSGREMRTHAATESIDMAQRGLAEERARRDHDWDAGTGSGGGASRPSRDRVQSNKGPKQFSESARPSMAPAAFPSEAAPAAPGLGDARSSRASSRERSTEERISLPSPGGDVRYAAGPSPGSPASASLRAVDGDSGSSRAPDSPQSAPAMRSCLRRPQAPPAQETCAPPAGSVNTLSLAEIPCSPSCSSESSSRRASLGVSSTASQEDGSARAARRGASVQPASSLAQAGPCPLRDRSASAGPPGPPFLAPPADEETRRTHGVAPHSGSAGAGSQGQSPFQLSPLNQPAKGDSEPVKMSPPGSEQRHPCRVAALDLQSIGTVWAQAQAGDNYAEATLRAVKAFLAEREREKDGLQHWQSWASIPAAIPTPLPLREGRTAEGNVSAAAGASAVFRKLFTTSVAGHEYHKVPSWNDELDEEAVIPVVHVGDEADFDSDAHSLDLQSTGPAQVAEEAIPQAPAHAELESARPSERVDAGASARALDDGKLGRGESAGEALPHLSDRGDLPGAHDERDGHEPPPVGPALGDADEPSSDESDMLAAEPRVALSHDVFATSYLEARRLVFAVRDNPLILICGWPKYLGRLLMKIEAIGGWNVIILTAEAPPPWADLRYVLPFRRFTAIIRARPLSEVNLVRAGVLDAKRFFIFPLGLDSTASASDESIAQQDDRNVILVYLQIKNLLLQKADMLARVRPGSMRHLQPLQYRANTALPSSIALSAAQALLGYMHQASAKSTDSRDSSPCRRPFPRPVAELHHEIHRALLQRQAVHGRSPLPASDDEASEQSFASSWLASRGSDRGDTPRAASPPTPDCPGVELAGVAGGRSELEAAPAATDASSGSACAWALRSPRPRLFSRAEEQCALPASPKADSQTPARSSSSCSRGARAPESGGESDGEVRGAPTAGFERPHGPAAIQFAPGPKTPDSRAEGTPAFGLTRQERGPESVASEPTRGKKTPAVVKGAARRNACVSGGGRETEALMLELHDQNNWRFVNDVEWIDRNVKDYPCYSSATYLLSPEYINGNLFADRMNFAVLTQHPAISPHSITPQFLSELIGYAFTGNWPGIELEDIPPTSLEDGLTFGDLFRTLLLDSKKIAVGLYRCGVGSLRNYVYTCPSHKCILQPTDRVFVIPMGIPRPRLSPEKVIRRVNAYLAKQVGV, encoded by the exons ATGGCGCTGCAAGTGGAGACTTCTTACCTGCTGTGGCGGCAGCTGATTCGCATGTCGCTGGATCTCGCGGTGGTCGCAGTCTTCACCGTCTGCATGGTATACATTGCGTTCTTCGAAAACACTTGGTCGACGGTGTCTATGCGCTTCGTGCCCTCCGTCCTGGGCTGggtcgttttcttctcctcgctcttcgtcttcgagcCCATCTACGAGCTCTATGTCGGCATCACCGCCGGCCAGTGGCCCTC ctgggcgacgcggcgggtgaTAGGTCCTGGAGGTCAgggcgagctgcagctggagGACACGGACGAACTGCGCGCGAGACAAGatggcggcgcagagacggaggACGAGAAActcagcgagaagaggaaaagcaAACTCCTGCGCTTCAACCGCCTCGCGACGGACTTCAAgatgcggcggagactcAAATTTGGCCAGGGCTTTGTCCGAG CTTCTCTCGTGCGCCTGGTCTACTGGCATCATCTGCTGCGACACAACGTCcaccgcctctgcagcaggccgTCGTTCGCACTCGCGACCGTCGTCTGGAACTTCGCTTGGTCGGTCTCCTGGTGCGCCACGCTCTACCGGTGGCGGCGAGAGACCTTTGACGAG CCTTGGAACTTCCATCTGATCATGACGTCGGAGTACGCGATGCAGgagttttttctctcggCTGCGACGCTCGAGTTTCTGATGACGTTTCTGCAGCAGACCGAGGTGCTGCCGATGCTTCTCTGGCCTTCGTTCTGGGTGGAAATGGtcacgctgccgccgctcaaCGTCTTGTTCTACATCTGCTTTGACCCGTTTTTTCACATGCGCCGTACTGCGGCGGAGCTTCTGCTTCTCACAGGCTGTCTGCGCTGGATCAAAACTTTCT tcATGACCCGCTTCATCAGCACGAGTGTGGTTTGGGGCAACGCGACCAAGGGTCACGTCGTGCAGCTGGTGCTGGGCATTATTTTCCTGCTCAcctccttcgcgtcggcAATGTTCACCTCGGATGGGATCAACCCCGACAACATCGGAGACACCGAGCGCGAGCTGTACACCCTGCGCGAGCTGTTCAACTTCTGGTACTTTGGCGTCGTCACGATGTCCACTG TTGGCTATGGAGACATCTCGCCGCGCACGATTTGGGGCCAGTGTTTTTGTATCGCCTTCATCGTCACGTCCCTCATTTGGGTGCCGAGCGAGTTCGGCCGACTCATCGAGTCGTTCACTTCGCAGCGAAAAGTGTGGGGTCGCCTGCCGTTGAG AATCGACCACACTTCGTTCGTGCTTCTCCTCGGTGACGTCGAGCCTGCGCagctctccgccttcttgcAG GAGgtccgcctgcggcgagcgatGCCCCCGAAGATCGTCGTCCTGAGTCTGCGGCAGTTCGAGGACTACCGCAACCAaatggaggaggcgcagagcggccaGCTCCGCCTGTGTCTCGTCACCGGCGAGGCAGGCATCGGTGGAGACCCTGCAGACCTGCTCATGGTGCAGCCTCACCATTCCGA GGGAGTTTTCCTgctgtcgtcgccctccgcgctgACCGCGTACTACGACCGCCAGACTCtgacgcgcctcctcagtcTCCTCCGGCTGAAAGTCGATCCCCAACACGTCAGCGTGCAGCTGTGCACCGACGTGTGCGCCAACATCATCGGGTCGATGGGGTGCCTGAACTACT CGATTTTGAGCGACCTTAAGATGGGGTTGATTGCAAAGTCGATCTGCGGGCACTCTGGCATCATTCCGCTGATCTGCAACCTCTCTGGAAGCGCGTACCCCGACGTCCCAATCGGCGAGCTCACGAAGCAGTTCGGCAAGGAAACCATCCCGTACCTCTCCGAATATGTGCGCGGGGCGCTCCACTCCTTGTATGCGTTCCGCGTCCCCGCGTGCATGGTTGGTCTCCCCTTCGAG GAGGTTTGTCTGGGGTTGTACTACTGCGCGAACATCATCTGCGTGGGAATCCAGCGCGATTCTTCGGACCTGGCGCCGCCCATTGAAGAGACGccgtgcgtctgcagcggacCAAcgtgcttctcctcgctgcgtccACTCTGCAAGAAGATGAGCCcgtgcgccgcgagacgccgccgcgccgcgggaaACGCGTCGCCTCATTCGTCctgctgtcgctcgcgctcggACGCCACGGTCTCCGTCCGtctgccgccgtccgccATCATCAACGGCAGCGCCCCGGAGAccgtctgcggcgacgggcgccccGAGGAAGACCCCGCGGGGCCCAACGCAGGCCGGACTTCGCTCCACGTCGGCTTCTCGCCCTCGTTCACctggcgcgcggagcgcctctccgcgtcgccagtcgagctccgccgccgcggcagcgaggcgagcgggtCGGCACCAGTCAGCTCGACGGACGCGCCCGGGGACGcgtcgagctccgcggccgcggcggcggaggagactcgCCAcaggccgccgtcgctctggCGACGCGTGACGCACCGCGATGCCCCTTTCGGCAGCGGGAGgtgggcgccgacgcgaacGATTCGGGGCTCGAGAGTCGGgggggcctccgcggcctcgtttGGCGCTCCGAGCCGGGACGAACTCCACGAcaagcagcgcagcgcggacTACGGGCCCTCGTACTCGCGCATCCAGTCGCCGCTATCCTCCCAGGAGATCGCTTTCTGGGTGAACCCTGCGGGCAAGAACTACCGCCTGCACTCTGGGGACAAGTGCGTGATCATCGCGCCATCCGTGGGTGCCGCCGAGTTCCTGGCGTCCGCCACGGTGGTGCCCTGGTCTCAagttctctcctcgccgctcggGAGGTTCGTGGACCTTATTGCGacgcagcccgcgcgcgccgcggtgcAGGCCGCGGGACAGGCCGTGGCCTtcgcagcggacgcgaaggAAGTGGTGAACGTCGCCATCACTGCCACGAAAGACGTCGTTGGAACCGTCGCCAAAGTCGGCTCCGACGAGAAGggttcctcggcgtcgggaTTCTTCACAGGCGACGAGCTCGCTGTGAAGCACGAAGGGACTCTCAAGACAAATGCCTCCGGTcggccggcgaaggcgcgcaaaAACCGGAGACCAGGCAACTCCAGCGCCGAGCAACAGAGCCCCGTGTACGGCCTCACACGGCCCGACCCCAAAAGCACCCGCAGCCCCGGCGGGCCCTtggagacaggaggcgcgacagcggTCGGCGACAAGCCTCAGAGATCCAGCTCACGACGGCTCGGGCCGCGGACCTCGGGTCTGGTGCAGGAGTCGCAGCCGCTTGGAGGCCTCCAGCGGATCTCGTCGATCCCAGAAACggacgagcgacgccgcacacTGAGCGGCAGGGAAATGCGGACTCACGCTGCCACAGAGAGCATCGACATGGCTCAGAGAGGCCTCGCAgaggagcgcgcgcggcgcgatcACGACTGGGACGCTGGCACAGGCTCGGGTGGCGGAGCCTCGAGGCCCAGTAGAGATCGGGTGCAGTCGAATAAGG GTCCGAAGCAGTTTTCTGAatctgcgcggccgtcgaTGGCTCCTGCTGCTTTTCccagcgaagccgcgccggcggcaccCGGGCTCGGTGACGCCCGTTCTTCTCGGGCTTCGTCGCGTGAACGTTCAACCGAGGAGCGTATCTCTCTTCCGTCTCCTGGCGGTGATGTGCGTTACGCTGCCGGTCCGTCGCCTGGTTCtcccgcgtcggcgtccttGCGCGCCGTGGATGGTGACTCgggctcgtcgcgcgcgccggatTCACCCCAGAGCGCGCCCGCGATGCGGAGCTGCttgcgtcgcccgcaggcgcctcccgcTCAAGAgacctgcgcgccgccagccggcaGCGTCAACACTCTGTCGCTCGCGGAAATTCCGtgctcgccctcctgctCGTCTGAATCTTCGAGTCGTCGTGCGTCCCTCGGAGTATCGTCGACCGCCTCTCAAGAGGATGGATCTGCGAGGGctgcgagacgcggagcctCCGTTCAGCCGGCCTCGTCCCTCGCCCAGGCAGGGCCTTGCCCCCTGAGAGACCGCAGCGCAAGCGCAGGCCCGCCTGGGCCGCCCTTcctcgctccgccggcggacgaggagacgcgacggACTCACGGGGTTGCGCCTCACTccggctccgccggcgcgggttCGCAGGGGCAGTCGCCCTTccagctgtctcctctgaACCAGCCTGCGAAAGGCGACTCCGAGCCCGTCAAGATGTCTCCGCCCGGGAGCGAACAGAGACACCCCTGCCGAGTGGCGGCGCTTGACTTGCAGTCGATCGGCACGGtctgggcgcaggcgcaggccggGGACAActacgcggaggcgacgctgcgcgccgtcaAGGCGTtcctcgccgagcgcgagcgcgagaaggacggGCTGCAACACTGGCAGAGCTGGGCGAGCATTCCCGCGGCCATCCCCACTCCGCTCCCGCTCAGGGAGGGGCGCACGGCGGAGGGCAACgtctcagccgccgcgggcgcctcggctgTCTTCAGGAAGCTCTTCACGACTAGCGTGGCGGGTCACGAGTACCATAAGGTTCCCAGCTGGAACGACGAGCTT GATGAAGAGGCCGTCATTCCGGTCGTTCAcgtgggcgacgaggcggacttcgacagcgacgcgcactCGCTGGACCTGCAGTCCACAGGGCCGGCGCAGGTGGCTGAGGAGGCGATCcctcaggcgccggcgcacgcggagctcgagtccgcgaggccgagcgaaCGCGTCGAtgccggcgcgagcgccagggCGCTTGACGACGGCAAGTTGGGCAGGGGGgagtctgcaggcgaggctcTGCCTCATCtgagcgaccgcggagacctcCCAGGGGCGCacgacgagcgcgacggccACGAACCCCCGCCCGTCGGGCCTGCGTTGGGTGACGCCGATGAGCCGTCGTCCGACGAGTCTGACatgctcgccgccgagccgcgcgtcgcacTCTCTCACGAT GTCTTTGCCACAAGCTACCTCGAGGCCCGTCGCCTGGTTTTCGCCGTGCGAGATAACCCCCTCATTTTGATCTGCGGCTGGCCAAAGTACCTAGGGCGTCTGTTGATGAAGATTGAAGCGATTGGCGGATGGAATGTTATCATCCTGACTGCCGAG gctccgccgccgtgggCGGATCTGCGCTACGTCCTTCCTTTCCGAAGGTTCACGGCGATCATTCGCGCTCGGCCTCTCTCCGAAGTCAACCTCGTCAG GGCCGGCGTCTTGGATGCCAAGCGTTTTTTTATCTTTCCGCTCGGGCTCGACAGCACGGCGTCCGCCAGCGACGAGTCGATTGCTCAACAAGACGACCGCAACGTCATTCTTGTCTACCTTCAGATCAAAAATCTGCTTCTCCAG AAAGCTGACATGCTCGCTCGAGTTCGGCCGGGCTCAATGCGTcacctgcagccgctgcagtaTCGAGCAAACACTGCGCTTCCGTCCTCCATCGCTCTGTCAGCGGCACAGGCGCTGCTCGGCTACATGCACCAGGCTTCCGCCAAGTCGACGGACTCGCGCGACTCCTCCCCCTGTCGCCGGCCGTTTCCGCGCCCGGTCGCGGAACTGCATCACGAGATTCATCGGGctctcctccagcgccaGGCCGTCCACGGCCGCTCTCCGCTCcccgccagcgacgacgaggcttCGGAGCAGTCGTTCGCGTCGTCGTGGcttgcctcgcgcggctccgaccgcggagacacgcctcgcgcggcctcgccgccgacgccggatTGCCCAGGCGTCGAGttggcgggcgtcgcgggcgggcgATCGGAGCTcgaagcggcgccagcggcaacGGACGCTTCGTCCggcagcgcgtgcgcctgggctctccggtctccgcggccgcggttGTTCtcccgcgcggaggagcagtgcgcgctgccggcgtcgccaaAGGCCGACTCTCAAACGCccgcccgcagcagcagcagctgcagccgcggcgcccgcgcgcccgagTCCGGCggggagagcgacggcgaggttcgaggcgcgccgacTGCAGGCTTCGAGAGGCCCCACGGACCCGCCGCGATCCAGTTCGCTCCGGGGCCGAAGACGCCTgacagccgcgcagagggcacGCCAGCCTTCGGCCTCACGCGCCAGGAAAGGGGTCCAGAGTCGGTTGCGAGCGAGCCCACGCGCGGGAAGAAGACTCCCGCTGTGGTGAAGGgtgccgcgaggaggaacgcaTGCGTCTCCGGAGGCGGACGAGAAACCGAGGCGCTGATGCTCGAGCTGCACGACCAGAATAACTGGCGATTCGTCAACGACGTAGAGTG GATTGACCGAAATGTAAAGGACTACCCGTGCTACAGCTCGGCGACCTATCTTCTGTCTCCGGAGTATATCAATGGCAACCTCTTCGCAGACCGAATGAACTTTGCCGTCCTCACACAGCACCCCGCGATCTCGCCGCACTCCATCACGCCCCAGTTCCTCTCGGAGCTCATTGGCTACGCGTTCACAGGAAACTGG CCCGGCATCGAGCTTGAAGACATCCCGCCCACATCCCTCGAGGATGGCCTCACGTTCGGAGACTTGTTCCGGACCTTGCTCCTCGACAGCAAAAAGATCGCCGTCGGGCTGTACCGCTG cggcgtcggctcTCTCAGGAACTACGTGTACACGTGTCCGTCGCATAAGTGCATTCTACAGCCGACGGATCGCGTGTTTGTCATTCCCATGGGGATCCCCCGAccgcggctgtcgccagAAAAAGTCATCAGAAGGGTAAACGCGTATCTCGCGAAGCAGGTCGGTGTGTAA